A region of Desulfobacterales bacterium DNA encodes the following proteins:
- a CDS encoding DUF368 domain-containing protein, translating to MNKNQKTLKQSIMTSPGPTTPKEGAFLFFKGVCMGTADIIPGVSGGTIALITGIYTDLLDAIKSVNINFIKNLARFNLKEAISIIHIRFLVALLSGIGLAIMSLSHLMNYLLKSHPVPTWSLFLGLIAASIIILAKKVEEWFWKTWLAFLIGTFLGYYIVGMIPVETPNTMLFIFFSGMIAICAMILPGISGAFLLLILGKYELIISCLKNPFVIDNLFVIFIFAGGCIVGITGFSRVMSFLLKNYYSVTISLLTGLMLGSMRKIWPWKITTETKEIAGKIYVISEKNILPQSIDKLVIFACILALIGFMLVFIIEKTANIKGIKK from the coding sequence ATGAATAAAAATCAAAAAACATTAAAACAATCAATAATGACAAGCCCAGGACCAACTACTCCTAAGGAGGGCGCATTTCTTTTTTTTAAAGGTGTTTGCATGGGCACAGCGGATATAATTCCAGGAGTATCTGGAGGAACAATAGCTTTAATAACTGGAATTTATACAGATTTATTAGACGCAATAAAGTCTGTAAATATTAATTTTATAAAAAATTTAGCCCGTTTTAATTTAAAAGAAGCTATTTCAATTATTCACATAAGATTTTTAGTTGCGTTGCTTTCAGGTATAGGATTAGCCATAATGAGCCTTTCCCACTTAATGAATTATCTTTTAAAATCCCATCCTGTCCCTACATGGTCATTATTTTTGGGTTTAATAGCCGCTTCAATTATTATACTTGCGAAAAAAGTCGAAGAATGGTTTTGGAAAACTTGGCTGGCTTTTCTTATAGGAACTTTTTTAGGTTATTATATTGTAGGTATGATTCCTGTTGAAACTCCAAATACAATGTTATTTATATTTTTTTCTGGAATGATCGCCATTTGTGCAATGATTCTGCCTGGCATAAGCGGAGCTTTTCTTTTATTAATACTCGGAAAATATGAACTTATAATTAGCTGTTTAAAAAACCCTTTTGTGATTGATAATCTATTTGTAATTTTTATATTTGCAGGAGGGTGTATCGTAGGAATTACTGGATTTTCAAGAGTTATGAGCTTTTTATTGAAAAATTATTATTCAGTAACAATATCCCTTCTTACAGGTCTTATGCTTGGTTCTATGCGTAAAATATGGCCTTGGAAAATAACTACAGAGACTAAAGAAATTGCAGGCAAAATATATGTAATATCTGAAAAAAATATTTTGCCCCAAAGTATAGATAAATTAGTAATTTTTGCTTGCATTTTAGCTCTAATAGGTTTTATGCTTGTTTTTATTATAGAAAAAACTGCTAATATAAAAGGAATTAAGAAGTAA
- the coaD gene encoding pantetheine-phosphate adenylyltransferase — translation MNTKIAIYPGSFDPITNGHVDIIERSLKIFDKLIIAILHNPNKTSLFSVEERIEMIKQVIEKYPNVEVDAYYGLVVDYAHLKGACSILRGMRAVSDFEYEFQMALMNRRLNRDVQTFFMMTGLRWIFTSSSIIKEAAKFGGDISSMVPDIVNEKLREKFKVIEKNE, via the coding sequence ATGAATACTAAAATTGCAATTTATCCTGGCTCGTTCGACCCTATAACAAATGGTCATGTAGATATTATTGAAAGGAGTCTTAAAATTTTTGATAAACTTATTATAGCCATTTTGCATAATCCTAACAAAACTTCTTTATTTTCTGTAGAAGAGCGCATTGAAATGATAAAACAAGTTATTGAAAAATATCCTAATGTTGAGGTTGATGCTTATTATGGTTTAGTTGTTGATTACGCTCATCTTAAAGGAGCCTGTTCTATATTGAGAGGTATGAGAGCCGTATCTGATTTTGAATATGAGTTTCAGATGGCTTTAATGAACCGAAGATTAAATCGTGATGTTCAAACATTTTTTATGATGACAGGATTAAGATGGATTTTTACAAGTTCGTCCATCATAAAAGAAGCTGCAAAATTTGGAGGAGATATTTCAAGTATGGTTCCTGATATTGTTAATGAAAAATTAAGAGAAAAATTTAAGGTTATTGAAAAAAATGAATAA
- a CDS encoding GGDEF domain-containing protein, translating to MANNSTHFIDYNDWPEIVVILKNIEKYTNLKLTNRERKLISALDEKVYPACNPECADFTCRKIPFDFDTRLLAYLTTNPSFSEKDRTLILKAVMTYASDQSQPLEKLSVYVIKEFRKAIASPFYKLEETVQQLEEKINILNREVVNKDQYAARLLEETAFLATSIQDILKNTIGKVITSEGTVLEAFEKEISNDKIIEIIQNQNKKFIKSLKEESKKAITDPLTTLYNRGAFEVYFDEAFNDCKQSDEPLSAIFIDIDFFKKVNDTYGHQVGDEAIMFVVDHIKNTIMSENIFIARYGGEEFIVILKGYNLRKSVSIAESIRINVENEAFSTQDKKITHKITISLGVAQLEKNMQKSSELLEMADKALYNAKNSGRNKVIAQSQ from the coding sequence ATGGCAAACAATTCTACACATTTTATAGATTATAACGATTGGCCTGAAATTGTGGTTATTCTTAAAAATATTGAAAAATATACTAATTTAAAATTAACTAACCGTGAAAGAAAACTTATTTCGGCTTTAGATGAAAAAGTATATCCTGCTTGTAACCCTGAATGTGCCGATTTTACATGTCGAAAAATACCATTTGATTTTGATACAAGACTACTTGCTTATTTAACTACAAATCCATCTTTTTCTGAAAAAGATAGAACGTTAATTTTAAAGGCGGTAATGACTTATGCTTCTGATCAGTCACAACCTTTAGAGAAACTCTCTGTTTATGTAATAAAAGAATTTCGCAAAGCAATTGCAAGCCCTTTTTATAAATTAGAAGAAACGGTTCAGCAGTTAGAGGAAAAAATCAATATCTTAAACAGAGAAGTTGTCAATAAAGACCAATATGCTGCAAGGCTATTAGAAGAAACCGCCTTTCTTGCTACATCAATTCAAGATATATTAAAAAACACAATAGGCAAAGTTATTACTTCAGAAGGAACTGTCTTGGAAGCCTTTGAAAAAGAAATCTCAAACGATAAAATAATTGAAATAATACAAAATCAAAATAAAAAATTTATTAAATCTTTAAAGGAAGAATCAAAAAAAGCGATAACAGATCCATTGACTACTCTGTATAATAGAGGTGCTTTTGAAGTTTATTTTGACGAGGCTTTTAATGATTGTAAACAATCAGATGAGCCTCTTTCTGCTATATTTATTGATATTGATTTTTTTAAAAAAGTTAATGATACGTATGGTCATCAAGTAGGTGATGAAGCTATTATGTTTGTAGTTGATCATATCAAAAATACCATAATGAGTGAAAATATATTTATCGCTCGTTATGGCGGTGAAGAATTTATAGTTATCTTAAAAGGATATAACCTGAGGAAATCTGTAAGTATTGCAGAATCTATCCGTATTAATGTTGAAAATGAAGCTTTTTCTACTCAAGATAAAAAAATTACTCATAAAATTACTATCAGTCTTGGAGTTGCCCAATTAGAAAAAAATATGCAAAAATCAAGTGAATTACTTGAAATGGCGGATAAAGCTCTTTATAACGCCAAAAATAGCGGAAGAAATAAAGTTATCGCTCAAAGCCAATAA
- a CDS encoding Rpn family recombination-promoting nuclease/putative transposase codes for MEKVIRFDWAIKHILRNKANFDVLEGFLSALLEDEEIKVLKLLESEGNQEEEDSKFNRVDIMIEDSQHRKIIVEIQNCREVDYLERLLYGTSKIIVENQKLGEDFQNLSKVISISVMYFNLGLGDDYLYYGATDFKGMNTGHSLKIRKRVELGCEDLEKKYKLIDKKIFPEYYLIQVERYHNQVRKAIDEWIYMIKNNEIKEGSKSRNIDKAKEKLSEMNMSKEEKARYERYLMNLAIERNVVNTAKEEGIEEGRKEGREEGLKEGMEEGRKAIVISMIKTGVPIETISKYTGLSIDKIKQYCDEL; via the coding sequence ATGGAAAAAGTAATAAGATTTGATTGGGCAATAAAACATATATTAAGAAATAAAGCGAATTTTGACGTATTAGAAGGATTTTTAAGTGCATTATTAGAAGATGAAGAGATAAAAGTCTTGAAATTATTAGAAAGTGAGGGAAATCAGGAAGAAGAAGATTCAAAGTTTAATCGTGTAGATATCATGATAGAAGATTCTCAGCATAGAAAGATAATAGTGGAAATACAAAATTGCAGGGAAGTGGATTATCTGGAAAGACTGTTATATGGAACTTCAAAAATAATAGTAGAAAATCAAAAATTGGGCGAAGATTTTCAAAATTTAAGTAAGGTAATATCAATAAGTGTAATGTATTTTAATCTGGGATTAGGTGATGATTATTTATATTATGGCGCAACTGATTTTAAAGGAATGAATACTGGACATTCATTAAAGATAAGAAAAAGAGTAGAATTAGGCTGCGAAGATTTAGAGAAAAAATATAAATTAATCGATAAAAAAATATTTCCAGAATATTATTTAATACAGGTAGAACGGTATCATAATCAGGTTAGAAAAGCTATAGATGAATGGATATATATGATAAAGAACAATGAAATCAAAGAAGGTTCAAAATCACGAAACATCGATAAAGCAAAAGAAAAACTATCTGAAATGAATATGTCAAAAGAAGAAAAAGCCAGATATGAACGATATTTGATGAACTTAGCAATAGAGCGAAATGTTGTAAATACCGCAAAGGAAGAAGGTATTGAGGAAGGACGAAAAGAAGGACGAGAGGAAGGTCTAAAGGAAGGAATGGAAGAGGGGCGGAAAGCAATAGTAATATCAATGATAAAGACTGGAGTTCCTATTGAGACGATATCTAAATATACAGGCTTGTCGATTGATAAAATTAAGCAATATTGTGATGAATTATAG
- a CDS encoding response regulator, giving the protein MLIEKLIKADIKFTIAGGLKYFLCAFFVLITLFPISSPAQDISKKTFIINELDGKYPVGFHLEYLIDKEKKLSFKDITSEPILNEFIQSKQKILNLGQIDTDLWLRFSFIYKTNSEDTGKELYVELGYPPLHYIELYHLNSKGQITLKKSGVTIPFDDREIKCSNIVFSLKVEPNKIQTLYFKIKTQSSMVVPITLWQPKKFLEKISQDRLFRGVYYGLMLAMLFYNLFLYMSVRDESYLYYIFYVIASILAASVAFDSIIYELLSPYSPNASLIIHRTMPVIMGITMVAFTFSFLNIKQTMPKIYKFLYMALIYCIVLLYFNFFISNIIAMKLVAISIFVIPILLLVAGINGVIQGFRPARFYLLAWIDLIICSIILGLRMKGFVPINFFTENIIALGSSTEVILISLALADRINFDRAEKIALKQQALDAQILAVENLKRFDKLKDEFLSNTSHELRTPLNGIIGLAESLIDGAAGKLSDNAKYILTLIVSSGKRLANLVNDILDFSKLRNKELVLRQNPVDIKQLAEVILMLSQPFISDKKLTLNNKIPNNIPFALGDENRIQQILYNIIGNAIKFTETGEVNISAKFQDGMIEISVSDTGIGIPKEKQETIFQSFEQADGSIERKYGGTGLGLAITKSLIELQGGKIWVKSEMGKGSIFSFTLPSTNEKPEINKKDIIPKIKIDELTRKKNNVRIYDINIKNDQESELGLQDKHEKIITGDFKGLKVFAIDDESINLQVIKNNLMLVGIEVETSISGFQAFEQLKHYKPDIILLDVMMPNMNGYEVCAELRKIYPANELPVIMLTAKNQVSDLVEGLESGANDYVTKPFSKNELIARIYTHYQLAKINIAIGRFVPRQFLTLLDKKNIVEINLGQQIKKNMTILFTDIRSFTNLSEQMEPEENFNFLNSYLEKIGPVIREYNGFIDKYMGDAVMALFPERAEDAIKAAIAIKYKLNEFNQNLIQKNQKPIEIGIGIHTGSLMIGIIGEQARIESTVISDAVNLASRLEGLTKIFGARTIVSDSTLYSLADPTKYNYRFLERVKVKGKKDSVAVFEVFDTDPDDIKEKKKKSMQDFDAGISFYYNQRFQEASKKFEDILKFNPDDKATARYFERCQYFKKYGVLPEWDGIEVFDIK; this is encoded by the coding sequence ATGTTAATTGAGAAGCTCATAAAGGCAGACATCAAGTTTACCATTGCTGGAGGGCTTAAATATTTTCTGTGCGCATTTTTTGTATTAATAACATTATTTCCCATATCATCGCCAGCTCAAGATATCTCAAAAAAAACTTTTATTATCAATGAACTTGACGGTAAATATCCAGTAGGATTCCATTTAGAATATCTGATTGATAAAGAAAAAAAGTTGAGTTTTAAAGACATTACTTCTGAGCCGATCTTAAACGAATTTATCCAATCTAAACAAAAAATTTTAAATCTGGGTCAAATAGATACAGACCTATGGCTAAGATTTAGCTTTATTTATAAGACAAATTCTGAAGATACCGGAAAAGAATTGTATGTAGAACTTGGATATCCGCCATTGCATTATATCGAGTTATATCACTTAAACTCAAAAGGACAGATAACTTTAAAAAAATCAGGTGTCACTATTCCCTTTGATGACAGAGAAATTAAATGCAGCAATATTGTATTCAGCCTTAAAGTAGAGCCTAATAAAATACAGACTTTATATTTTAAAATAAAAACTCAATCATCAATGGTTGTTCCGATTACGCTTTGGCAGCCAAAAAAATTTTTAGAAAAAATAAGTCAGGATCGCCTTTTTAGGGGAGTATATTATGGTCTAATGCTTGCCATGCTGTTTTATAATTTATTTTTGTATATGTCGGTAAGGGATGAGAGCTACCTTTACTATATTTTTTATGTTATAGCCTCTATTTTAGCTGCATCTGTTGCTTTTGATTCAATAATTTATGAATTATTATCTCCTTATTCTCCTAACGCCTCATTAATTATCCATAGGACGATGCCAGTAATAATGGGTATAACTATGGTTGCGTTTACTTTTTCATTTTTGAACATAAAACAAACAATGCCGAAAATATATAAATTTTTATATATGGCTTTAATCTATTGTATAGTCCTTCTTTATTTTAACTTTTTTATCAGCAATATCATTGCTATGAAGCTTGTAGCAATTAGTATATTTGTAATACCAATTCTTTTATTAGTCGCTGGTATCAATGGTGTAATCCAAGGATTTAGACCAGCCCGGTTCTATTTATTAGCATGGATAGATTTAATAATATGCTCAATCATATTAGGTTTAAGGATGAAAGGATTTGTTCCAATTAATTTTTTTACTGAAAATATTATAGCATTAGGGTCATCAACTGAAGTTATACTTATTTCCCTTGCCCTCGCCGATAGAATTAATTTTGATAGGGCTGAAAAAATAGCTTTAAAGCAGCAAGCCTTAGATGCACAAATACTCGCCGTAGAGAATCTTAAAAGATTTGATAAACTTAAAGACGAATTTTTGTCCAATACTTCCCATGAGCTGAGAACTCCTTTAAATGGCATAATAGGACTTGCTGAATCTTTGATTGATGGAGCAGCTGGAAAACTTTCAGATAATGCCAAATATATTCTTACTCTGATTGTAAGCAGCGGAAAACGTCTTGCAAATCTGGTTAATGATATTCTTGATTTTTCAAAATTAAGGAACAAGGAATTAGTTTTACGGCAAAATCCAGTTGATATAAAACAATTAGCTGAAGTTATTCTTATGCTTTCACAGCCTTTCATATCTGATAAAAAATTAACATTAAATAACAAAATCCCCAATAATATCCCGTTTGCTTTAGGAGATGAAAATCGTATCCAGCAAATTTTGTATAATATTATTGGTAATGCCATAAAATTTACAGAAACGGGTGAAGTTAATATTTCAGCAAAATTCCAAGACGGCATGATAGAAATATCAGTATCAGATACAGGAATTGGAATTCCAAAGGAAAAACAAGAAACTATTTTTCAATCCTTTGAGCAGGCTGATGGTTCAATTGAGCGTAAATATGGCGGCACAGGATTAGGACTTGCAATAACAAAAAGTTTAATTGAATTACAGGGCGGTAAAATATGGGTTAAATCAGAAATGGGAAAAGGCTCTATTTTTAGTTTTACGTTACCATCAACCAATGAAAAACCAGAAATTAACAAAAAAGATATAATTCCAAAAATAAAAATTGATGAGCTGACTCGTAAAAAAAACAATGTAAGAATATATGATATTAACATAAAAAATGATCAAGAATCAGAACTTGGACTACAAGATAAACATGAAAAAATAATTACTGGTGATTTCAAAGGATTAAAAGTTTTTGCAATAGATGATGAATCTATCAATCTACAAGTTATAAAAAATAATCTTATGCTTGTTGGAATTGAAGTTGAAACATCAATTTCTGGATTTCAAGCATTTGAACAACTTAAACATTATAAACCTGATATAATTCTGCTGGATGTAATGATGCCGAATATGAACGGCTATGAGGTATGTGCTGAACTAAGAAAAATATACCCGGCAAATGAGCTTCCAGTAATAATGCTGACTGCTAAAAATCAAGTTTCTGACTTAGTTGAAGGTTTAGAGTCGGGTGCGAATGATTACGTCACAAAGCCATTTTCAAAGAATGAGCTTATAGCAAGGATTTATACCCATTACCAATTAGCAAAGATCAATATTGCAATAGGACGTTTTGTTCCCCGCCAATTTTTAACTCTGCTTGATAAAAAAAATATTGTTGAAATTAATCTTGGCCAGCAAATTAAGAAAAATATGACTATTCTTTTTACAGACATCCGCTCTTTTACTAATCTTTCAGAACAAATGGAGCCTGAGGAAAATTTTAATTTTTTAAATTCCTATCTTGAAAAAATAGGTCCAGTCATTAGAGAATATAATGGTTTTATAGATAAATATATGGGAGATGCAGTAATGGCTCTTTTTCCTGAAAGGGCAGAAGATGCTATAAAAGCCGCAATTGCTATAAAATATAAACTCAATGAATTTAATCAGAATTTAATTCAAAAAAATCAAAAACCTATAGAAATTGGTATAGGCATACATACGGGTTCTTTAATGATTGGAATAATCGGAGAACAGGCGAGAATAGAAAGCACAGTTATATCAGATGCTGTTAATTTAGCGTCAAGATTAGAAGGACTTACCAAAATATTTGGCGCTCGAACTATTGTAAGTGATTCAACTCTTTACTCATTAGCTGACCCTACAAAATATAATTACAGATTTCTTGAACGGGTAAAAGTAAAAGGTAAAAAAGATTCTGTAGCTGTTTTTGAAGTTTTCGATACAGACCCTGACGATATTAAGGAAAAAAAGAAAAAGTCTATGCAAGACTTTGATGCGGGCATTAGTTTTTATTATAATCAAAGATTCCAAGAAGCATCTAAAAAGTTCGAAGATATTTTAAAATTTAATCCTGATGATAAAGCTACGGCAAGATATTTTGAGCGTTGTCAATATTTTAAAAAATATGGTGTTTTGCCTGAGTGGGACGGTATAGAGGTATTTGACATTAAATAA
- a CDS encoding MoxR family ATPase: protein MNNDIELIKTTLEQAKQEVAKVIIGQEEAVKLALVAILTNNHVLIEGVPGVAKTLLVRTIACVLGCEFGRIQFTPDLMPADITGTHIFNLVKNEFSLVKGPIFTTFLLADEINRAPAKTQAALLQAMQEKTVTIDRTTHVLSDNFTVFATQNPIEFEGTYPLPEAQKDRFMLKINMNPPNKEEELKLALSTLSESSPINILEKGQVNPVVNHELLSQIRKELINITIQNELVGYAVDIVRKTRQHESILVGAGPRATQALILGARALAITEERDFVIPDDIKYMIFPVLEHRLILRPEYEIEGLSIKEVINDILQNVSIPR, encoded by the coding sequence ATGAACAACGATATAGAATTAATAAAAACAACATTAGAACAAGCAAAGCAAGAAGTGGCTAAAGTAATAATTGGACAGGAAGAAGCCGTAAAATTAGCCTTAGTCGCAATTTTAACAAATAATCATGTTCTTATCGAAGGAGTTCCTGGCGTTGCAAAAACATTGCTTGTAAGAACAATTGCGTGTGTTCTTGGATGTGAATTTGGAAGAATACAATTTACTCCAGATTTAATGCCAGCGGACATAACAGGAACTCACATATTTAATTTAGTTAAAAATGAGTTTTCTTTAGTTAAAGGTCCTATATTTACAACATTTCTTCTTGCTGATGAAATTAATAGAGCTCCGGCAAAAACTCAAGCTGCGCTTCTTCAGGCTATGCAGGAAAAAACAGTGACTATAGATAGAACTACCCATGTTCTTTCTGATAATTTTACTGTATTTGCAACTCAAAACCCAATCGAATTTGAAGGGACGTATCCTTTACCAGAAGCTCAAAAAGACAGATTTATGCTTAAAATAAATATGAATCCGCCTAACAAAGAAGAGGAATTGAAATTAGCTTTAAGCACTCTTAGTGAATCTTCTCCGATTAATATTCTTGAAAAAGGACAAGTTAATCCAGTTGTAAATCATGAATTATTGAGTCAAATAAGAAAAGAACTAATAAATATTACAATTCAAAATGAATTAGTTGGTTACGCTGTGGATATTGTCAGAAAAACAAGACAACACGAAAGTATTCTTGTTGGAGCCGGCCCAAGGGCAACTCAAGCTTTGATTTTAGGAGCAAGGGCTCTTGCAATTACAGAAGAAAGGGATTTTGTAATTCCAGATGATATAAAATATATGATATTTCCAGTTTTAGAACATCGGCTTATACTTAGACCTGAATATGAAATTGAGGGCTTAAGCATCAAAGAAGTTATAAACGATATTCTTCAAAACGTATCCATTCCACGCTAA